The Thermodesulfovibrionales bacterium genomic sequence TTTCGCTTCGCAATCGCCGCAACCGGTACACTTATCCGGATCTACATACCGCGGAGCAAGTTTCACCCTGACTTTAAAATCCCCTGGCTCACCTTCTACCGAAACCACTTCCGCAAGGGAATGGATATCGACATTCAGATGCCGTCCTACCTCGACCATCTTGGGCGAAATCATGCACATCGAACAATCCCCGGTCGGAAAGGTCTTGTCAAGCATTACCATCGTCCCGCCGATAGAGGGGTCCCTCTGCACCATATGGACCTTGAAACCGCTGTCGGCAAGGTCGAGAGCTGCTTGCATGCCGCCGATACCGCCGCCGACGATCAGGACGGATCCGTGTTTCTTGATAGAAGTCGTTTCACTCATATCAGCTGTAACTCCTTTAAGAGCCCGACCGCATCTACAAAATGCCTGTCGACCTGCATCTCCTTGGGACTGAAACCCATCGATATCCCCAAGAGTTCGGTAATGAAGTAGACCGGCAGCCTCTGCTCGATCCTGTGCTTCTCCCTGACCCGGTCCTGATATGCGTCGAGATTAAGCTGACACATGGGACAGGTCGTGACAAAACAGTTTGCGCCCCTCGCTATCGCATCCTTCATGATCTTTGACATGAGGAAGAGGGACATATCGGTGTCGTTGACCGACGCCGATGCCCCGCAACAGTCAGTCTTATAGCCCCAGTCAAGGGGTTGAGCGCCCAGGGCCTTGCAGATAATCTCCATGCCCTGCGGGTTCTCGACGTTGTCGGGAACGTCGATGTCGCAGGGAAAGCGGGTCATGAGGCAGCCGTAATAGCATGCCGGTTTCAGTCCTTCCAGTTTCTTCGCTGACTTTTCAGCTACCTCGCCGGACTCGACCCGCGGCATGAGCACCTCTAGAATGCTCCGTATCTTGATCTTCCCCTCGACCTTTCTGTTGAGGCCCGCGTTAATCCTGCTTTTTAATTCAGGGTCCTCTGTCAGTCTCTTCTGCGAAACCAACGTGCGGCTGTAGCAGGACGAGCAGGGGATGACCATTTCGGGAAGACCGCTCGAATCGGCGATGCCGAGATTACGGGCGGGAAGGGCGATCGAGAGGAAGTCATCAGTCTTGGCTGCAGATGTCGCGCCGCAGCAATTCCAGTCTTCAATCTCTTTCAGCTCGACCCCCAACCGCCTGAATACCAGCCTGTTCTGAATATCGTAGAGTTCGGAAGAGGCGTGCAGTGAACATCCGGGATAATACGCTATTTCCATGCTGTTCCCCTAAATTTTGTCCGCAGAGTTTCTGCGGTCTCTGGCCTTTTCTTTCGACTTTGTGTAAAGGGCTTTTACTTCCGGAAGCCCCCTGACCTTATCGAGACCGAAATGCATTCTCTTGTTCTTCATCATAGAGAGGCCAAGTTTCGCCTGGCTCATCATCTCCTCAAGAATAGCTTTCCAACCGCCCCGTTTTAATTCGCTCTTTGCGGTTTTCATCTCGTA encodes the following:
- a CDS encoding CoB--CoM heterodisulfide reductase iron-sulfur subunit B family protein; this encodes MEIAYYPGCSLHASSELYDIQNRLVFRRLGVELKEIEDWNCCGATSAAKTDDFLSIALPARNLGIADSSGLPEMVIPCSSCYSRTLVSQKRLTEDPELKSRINAGLNRKVEGKIKIRSILEVLMPRVESGEVAEKSAKKLEGLKPACYYGCLMTRFPCDIDVPDNVENPQGMEIICKALGAQPLDWGYKTDCCGASASVNDTDMSLFLMSKIMKDAIARGANCFVTTCPMCQLNLDAYQDRVREKHRIEQRLPVYFITELLGISMGFSPKEMQVDRHFVDAVGLLKELQLI